A genome region from Gossypium hirsutum isolate 1008001.06 chromosome A04, Gossypium_hirsutum_v2.1, whole genome shotgun sequence includes the following:
- the LOC107933657 gene encoding uncharacterized protein isoform X2: MGKIFSKTREENIMKITARKRMLEVAGRRLERKNVRKEEWYNNVEAGAGGNTALARVLVPVEKKGEGRSSVDRESNNQQLIQLEEKDVVTSVATVLSDLCGLREWMAMEKLHTE, translated from the exons ATggggaaaatattttccaaaacaaG GGAAGAGAATATTATGAAGATTACGGCGAGGAAAAGGATGTTGGAAGTGGCGGGAAGAAGGTTAGAAAGGAAGAATGTTAGAAAGGAAGAATGGTATAACAACGTAGAGGCCGGCGCTGGAGGAAATACAGCTTTGGCGAGAGTATTAG TTCCAGtagagaagaaaggagaaggaAGGTCAAGTGTTGACCGTGAATCCAATAATCAACAACTTATACAGTTGGAAGAAAAGGATGTTGTGACATCTGTGGCAACTGTGCTTTCCGATCTTTGTGGTCTTAGAGAATGGATGGCCATGGAGAAGCTCCATACCGAG TAA
- the LOC107933657 gene encoding uncharacterized protein isoform X1 yields the protein MRWVFRENVLPILFLLDIFWKIFFHSHHILSRSFVLHLSSPFLSSSLLESQSREENIMKITARKRMLEVAGRRLERKNVRKEEWYNNVEAGAGGNTALARVLVPVEKKGEGRSSVDRESNNQQLIQLEEKDVVTSVATVLSDLCGLREWMAMEKLHTE from the exons ATGAGATGGgtttttagggaaaatgtcttaccgattttATTTCTGTTAGACATTTTCTGGAAAATCTTCTTCCATTCTCACCATATTCTTTCTCGTTCTTTCGTTCTTCATCTCTCTTCTCCTTTTTTATCCAGTTCCCTTCTTGAATCTCAATCAAG GGAAGAGAATATTATGAAGATTACGGCGAGGAAAAGGATGTTGGAAGTGGCGGGAAGAAGGTTAGAAAGGAAGAATGTTAGAAAGGAAGAATGGTATAACAACGTAGAGGCCGGCGCTGGAGGAAATACAGCTTTGGCGAGAGTATTAG TTCCAGtagagaagaaaggagaaggaAGGTCAAGTGTTGACCGTGAATCCAATAATCAACAACTTATACAGTTGGAAGAAAAGGATGTTGTGACATCTGTGGCAACTGTGCTTTCCGATCTTTGTGGTCTTAGAGAATGGATGGCCATGGAGAAGCTCCATACCGAG TAA